Proteins from one Anastrepha obliqua isolate idAnaObli1 chromosome 2, idAnaObli1_1.0, whole genome shotgun sequence genomic window:
- the LOC129239472 gene encoding uncharacterized protein LOC129239472 has product MAELIECKKSFLLHINGYLYYKHSGRIGETAYWNCRRKPECNARVTTYGGPHNIRVLKGLDESKHILHAPNPEEVEALRVMNRIKRKATENPEAPPAQILRTELRNVSPAVLAEMPNRINSRKSLSRERLKDFPSNPRTLRELQDIPGFYQNSLNGDKFLIYDSYENDEDSEFGRILVFATPENLRQLFRSILWFADGTFKTAPSIFFQVFAILGAVTQPDSRGKPQTIGLPFVYALLENKEQKVYEKVFSVVLQEAERLGIDISLPIKVMTDFELAIINAVKIVMGEDKARCCFFHLCQNMYRHIQSEGLQKMYCDPEDRSVKVATHMICALAFVPHQNIAREFETLKNEIPEEMRPISKYFDATYVRGKPAKGRRKQVHPRYAPDLWCQYDAVIQQTARTNNISEGWHNRLQVVIGKDHPSFYIFLSELQKEQSDTEIMMRQLQSGQQVKKNKDSKRLKHEQRIFNIVSKYHEYVDNNDIVTYLKTLGYYIRM; this is encoded by the exons ATGGCGGAATTAattgaatgcaaaaaatcatttcttttgcaCATTAACggatatttgtactacaaacacTCAGGTAGAATAGGAGAAACTGCGTATTGGAATTGCCGAAGAAAACCTGAGTGTAATGCTAGAGTGACAACATACGGAGGACCACACAATATCAGAGTTCTGAAGGGACTTGATGAATCGAAACACATCCTTCATGCACCAAACCCCGAAGAAGTCGAAGCGTTAAGAGTCATGAATAGGATCAAACGTAAAGCTACAGAAAATCCTGAAGCTCCTCCAGCTCAAATATTACGAACTGAATTGCGAAACGTTTCAccag CGGTATTAGCGGAAATGCCAAACAGAATTAATTCCCGAAAAAGTCTTAGTCGTGAAAGATTAAAAGATTTTCCCTCGAACCCGCGAACGCTGAGAGAATTGCAGGATATTCCAGGCTTTTATCAAAATTCATTGAATGGagataaatttctaatttaCGACTCCTATGAAAATGACGAAGACTCAGAATTTGGGAGAATACTCGTGTTCGCGACGCCTGAAAATTTAAGGCAATTATTCAGGAGCATATTGTGGTTTGCCGACGGAACATTTAAAACTGCGCCAAGtatatttttccaagttttcgCAATTCTCGGAGCAGTTACACAACCGGATTCAAGAGGAAAACCACAAACTATTGGTTTACCTTTTGTCTACGCATTATTAGAAAACAAAGAGCAGAAAGTATACGAAAAAGTATTCTCGGTTGTTTTGCAAGAGGCAGAACGTCTAGGTATCGATATTTCTCTTCCGATTAAAGTGATGACAGATTTTGAGTTGGCTATCATCAATGCTGTAAAAATCGTAATGGGCGAAGACAAGGCACGCTGCTGTTTTTTCCACCTCTGTCAAAACATGTACCGCCATATCCAAAGTGAAGGACTTCAGAAAATGTATTGCGATCCTGAAGATCGATCGGTCAAAGTAGCCACTCATATGATATGTGCCCTTGCTTTCGTCCCACATCAAAACATCGCCCGAGAATTCGAAaccttaaaaaatgaaataccgGAGGAAATGCGAccaatttcaaaatactttGACGCTACGTACGTCCGAGGAAAACCTGCAAAAGGCCGACGTAAACAGGTGCATCCTCGCTATGCTCCAGATTTGTGGTGTCAATATGATGCAGTCATTCAACAAACTGCGAGAACGAATAATATATCCGAAGGATGGCACAACAGGCTTCAAGTTGTTATAGGGAAAGATCACCCCAGcttctacatttttctttccgaGTTGCAGAAAGAGCAATCGGACACAGAAATAATGATGCGACAATTGCAATCAGGACAGcaagttaagaaaaataaagattccAAGAGGTTGAAACATGAACAGAGAATATTTAACATTGTTTCGAAATATCACGAATATGTTGATAACAATGATATTGTCACATACTTGAAAACTCTAGGATACTATATTCGCATGTGa